The region TCTATTACCCTGTGTTTCATGTAGATATTCGGGACGGTAAAATTTGGGTACAGGAAGATGCTACTGATTTTGATTTAGTTGGTGAACTTGAACGGTGTGGCGTTGCCAAAAGTGATATAGTCTTAGCCTTTCAGGCACCTCAAAAACGGCCATTTACAGGATATGCAGTTGCCTGATAATAAAAAAATAATGAATCGTACCTTTACCGTATGAATCGCAATGTACTCGACGGCCTTAATTTTGCATCCAAGCTAACACCCAAACGCATTGTCAATGCGCTGAAAGTAGTGTATAGTTACTATGAATCACGGCGAACGGGTAAGGCGATGCAGCGCGGCTTGCCCATGTCTGTCTCCTTTGAACCCACTACTTCCTGTAATCTCCGTTGCCCCGAATGCCCTAGCGGCCTTCGGTCGTTCACCCGGCCAACCGGTATGCTGGGCGAAGACCTGTACAAACGGACCATCGACGAACTGCATGACACCCTTTTGTACCTGATCTTTTACTTTCAGGGGGAGCCTTACCTGCACCCGCAATTTCTGGAACTGGTTCGCTACGCTACGGACCGAAACATATACACCGCCACCAGTACCAACGCCCACTACCTGACCGATGCCAACGCCCGAAAAACGGTAGAGTCGGGACTGGATCGATTAATCATTTCCATTGACGGTACCACGCAGGAAGTGTACGAACAGTATCGGGTAGGGGGAAAGCTCGAAAAAGTGCTGGAAGGCACAAAGAATATTATTCGCTGGAAAAAAGAATTGAAATCACGGACGCCCCATATCGTCTTTCAGTTTCTGGTCGTGAAACCCAACGAACACCAGATTGCCGAGGTAAAGAAATTAGCCCGCGAACTGGGTGTCGATGAAGTGGGATTGAAAACGGCTCAGATTTACGATTACGAACACGGCTCCGGCCTGATGCCAACCATAGATCAGTACAGCCGCTACGCTCCCCAGGCAGATGGGACTTACCGCATCAAAAACGGATTCGGTGACCACTGCTGGAAAATGTGGCATTCATGCGTCATCACCTGGGATGGCCTGGTCGTACCCTGCTGTTTCGACAAAGATGCGCATCACCGGCTGGGCGACCTACAAAGCCAATCCTTCGCCGATCTCTGGCAAGGCCCTTCCTATACCGACTTCCGGCAAACCCTGCTCCGTTCCCGTTCCGAAATAGAGATGTGCCGCAACTGCACCGAAGGCACTAAGGTATGGGCATGATAAGAAGAGAATAAATGAAGTAAGTGTAATGCGTGTAGTACGTACTGGAAGGATATGTACTGCACTTACTGCACGCACTGCACGCATTTAATCTTTTTTGTGGAACATTCCGTGAAACAGTTCTTGCTTTCGTGGAAACTATCCGGCATCTTTGGGTCTGCAACGCACAGACCCATGGGTAAAGTCATTGCTATCGCCAACCAAAAAGGTGGCGTCGGTAAAACTACAACGACAATCAACTTGGCCGCCAGCTTGGCCGCCCTCGAATTTCAGACGCTCATTGTTGACGCTGACCCCCAGGCGAATTCTACGTCCGGGTTAGGGTACAATCCGAAAGAAATTGAGAACAGCATTTACGAATGTATGGTTGAGGGCGTTCGCCCTCAGGACGCTATAATTCAGACGGATTTTCCGAATCTGGATTTGCTGCCATCGCACATCGACCTCGTGGGGGCTGAAATTGAGATGATCAACCTCCAAAACAGGGAGGATAAGATGAAAACGACGCTCGATAGTATTCGGGACGATTACGATTTCATTATCATCGACTGCTCGCCCTCGCTCGGCCTGATTACGATTAACAGCCTCACTGCTGCTGATTCGGTTATTATTCCGGTTCAGTGTGAGTATTTCGCACTCGAAGGGTTGGGTAAATTGCTCAACACCATCAAAATCATTCAGTCGCGGCTCAACACGCACCTGGCCATCGAAGGTATTCTACTGACGATGTACGACCTGCGCGTTCGACTCTCGAATCAGGTGGTTGGTGAAGTAACGAGCCATTTCCAGCAAATGGTTTTCAGCACCATCATTCCGCGTAATATCCGGCTGAGCGAATCGCCCAGCTTCGGCGTACCTGCCCTGGCGCAGGACGCTGACAGCAAAGGGGCCGTCAGTTACCTGAACCTGGCCCGAGAAATTCTGATAAAGAACGGCATGATGCCGCAGGAAGCTTAAATCAAGTATGTATGATGTATGGTGTATGCTATAGGATGACGTGATCCGACGCTCTTGTCCTATAGCATACACCATACATCATACATCACACATACTTGTCTTATGGACAACACCAAAGCACCGAGTAAGAAGATGATAGGATTGGGCCGCGGCTTGGGTGCCTTGTTGCACGACAGCGAATCAGTTAGCCGGCAGACGAAACCCTCACCGTTTGAATCGATTAGCACAATGACTGAGATCAGCGTCACGCTGATCGAAACAAACCCTTTTCAGCCCCGCACCCGTTTTGATGAAGAAGCGCTACAGGAATTAGCCGACTCTATTCGGACGCAAGGCATTATTCAGCCGATTACCGTTCGGCAACTGGGTAAAGAACGGTACCAGCTTATTGCCGGTGAACGGCGTTTGCAGGCGTCTAAAATAGCGGGCCTGACCCACATTCCGGCCTATGTTCGAACCGCCAACGACCAGCAGATGCTGGAAATGGCCCTGATCGAGAACATTCAGCGCGAGAACCTGAATGCCATAGAAATTGCCCTCAGCTATCAGCGGCTCATTACGGAGTGTAGCCTGAAGCAGGAGGAACTGGGTGAGCGTGTCGGGAAAAACCGGACAACGGTAAACAACTATATCCGGTTATTGAAACTGCCTCCTGTTATTCAGGCATCGCTGCGGGATAATAAAATTTCGATGGGCCACGCCCGGGCCATCATCAATATCGAAAATCCGGATGCGCAAATCCGTCTCTTTACCAGAGCTGTCGATGAAGAATGGTCGGTTCGGAAAGTCGAGGAGGCTGTTCGGAATTTATCCGAAGAAAGCCAGGAAACCGTAAGTACCCGGCGGGTTACGCTGCCCAAGCAGGAAATGCGCAGCCTTCAGTTTAAGTTATCATCGCTGTTCGGCACCCGCGTTTCTATAAAAGCGGATGAGAAGCATAAGGGCGAAATCAAAATTCCATTTACCTCGCAGGAGGAGTTAACCAAAATTCTGGAAGTATTGAACTCGCAGAGTTAAACTCATAAACGTAACCGTGTTAAATTACCTTAAACCGGTGAATGAGTGGCCCGAAGAAAGGAGAGTGAGCCGTTTGGTAAGCATGAGACTTTTGAGCCTACTTACTGTCTGCCTGTTCAGTGTGTCCTTTGCAACATCCTTTGCCCAACGTCCGGCTATAACGCCCGCTCCAACGCCTGCAGCTACCGATTCAACTCGGCAAATCCGATCTGCTGCCGATACAATTCCAACTACGATCCGACGTAATGGGATTCCTATTCAGGTAGGCCGGTCGGTGCTGACGGCGGATGATTCAGCTTCACTGGACAACCCGGACACTGTCAGGATATCGGCAAGTCAGGAAGCGAAAATTCACAAGATCATTCCGAAAAAAGCCACCATTCGCTCCCTGATACTACCCGGTCTGGGCCAGGCGTATAACCGTCAGTATTATAAGATACCATTCATTTATGCCGGTTTTGGCGTAATGGGGTATCTGTTTGTTAAATACCGGGGGCTGGCCAAAGAAGCTGCAATTGGTTATGGGCGACTTCTTTACGGCGATAAAGCAACGGACGCACTATTCAATATAGGAGATGGCTTCTCTGCCAGTCTCAATCCGGAGTTATACTACAACCTTCAGGGAGCCGCTACGTTTACTGAAGGGCTGTCCTATAAAGTAGAAGAGGTTAACATCGGCGTCAGTCCATTTTCTGATAAAAAAGTCGTTTTTCGGACATCGGCCAACGCCAAAAATGCCTATGACACCTTCCGGCGTTATCGGGATTTGAACTTGCTGTTGTCCGGCCTTTTATGGGCAATAAACATTGTGGAGGCCAATGTAGCGGCCCATTTAAAAACCTTTGATTTGACCGACGACATTTCGATGCGCGTCGAACCTAATGTGTTGCCCGCACCCGGTATCGGTTTTGTTCCGGCGGTTCGGGTGGCGTTTTCGTTTAAATAAATTGCGAATAGCTGCGATGTCAGGTTCTCAAACCCGACATCACATTTAACCCGATACTAAAGTGAATATTCTCTTACTGGGCTACGGCAAAATGGGAAAGACAATCGAGCAGATCGCGCTCGAACGGGGCCACCAGATTGCGGGCCGCATTGATGCTGATAACTACGCCGATTTAGCGAATCTCGAACCCGACGATGTAGATGTTGTCATTGAATTCAGTTCACCCGAATCGGCAGCCGAAAACATTACCTATTGCCTGGAACGAAACTGGCCGGTTGTATGTGGCACTACGGGCTGGCTCAACCGTCGGCCAGCCATCGAAGCCCTTTGTGAACGTACAAAAGGTGCTTTTTTCTACGCATCTAACTACAGCATTGGTGTTAACCTGTTTTTCCGGTTGAATAAAGTGCTGGCTCAGTTTATGCGCAATTACCCGTCCTATCATGTGTCGATGACGGAAATTCATCATACCGAAAAGAAAGACGCTCCCAGCGGAACCGCCATCACCCTGGCCGAAGGGGTTATGGAGCAGCTACCCGGCAAACAGCGTTGGGTAAGTAATGAACCCGGTAAAGAACCGCTGCCAGTTGGCGAGGATGCCATTGAGATTGAGTCACTGCGGGAAGGTACGGTGCCCGGAACCCATACGGTTCGTTATGAATCGGACGTTGACCGTATTGAAATTAAGCACGTAGCGCACAGTCGGCAAGGTTTTGCTCTTGGGGCCGTTATAGCCGCTGAGTGGCTGGTTGGCCGTGAAGGCATATTCGGA is a window of Spirosoma linguale DSM 74 DNA encoding:
- a CDS encoding XisI protein (PFAM: XisI protein) encodes the protein MDNSVTTYRNIVINLLESYANMPSGNPTSNELEEQLILDTQRDHYQILTIGWENGRRVYYPVFHVDIRDGKIWVQEDATDFDLVGELERCGVAKSDIVLAFQAPQKRPFTGYAVA
- a CDS encoding Radical SAM domain protein (PFAM: Radical SAM domain protein~KEGG: cbg:CbuG_1165 radical SAM superfamily protein); amino-acid sequence: MNRNVLDGLNFASKLTPKRIVNALKVVYSYYESRRTGKAMQRGLPMSVSFEPTTSCNLRCPECPSGLRSFTRPTGMLGEDLYKRTIDELHDTLLYLIFYFQGEPYLHPQFLELVRYATDRNIYTATSTNAHYLTDANARKTVESGLDRLIISIDGTTQEVYEQYRVGGKLEKVLEGTKNIIRWKKELKSRTPHIVFQFLVVKPNEHQIAEVKKLARELGVDEVGLKTAQIYDYEHGSGLMPTIDQYSRYAPQADGTYRIKNGFGDHCWKMWHSCVITWDGLVVPCCFDKDAHHRLGDLQSQSFADLWQGPSYTDFRQTLLRSRSEIEMCRNCTEGTKVWA
- a CDS encoding Cobyrinic acid ac-diamide synthase (PFAM: Cobyrinic acid ac-diamide synthase~KEGG: gsu:GSU0106 soj protein), which produces MYCTYCTHCTHLIFFVEHSVKQFLLSWKLSGIFGSATHRPMGKVIAIANQKGGVGKTTTTINLAASLAALEFQTLIVDADPQANSTSGLGYNPKEIENSIYECMVEGVRPQDAIIQTDFPNLDLLPSHIDLVGAEIEMINLQNREDKMKTTLDSIRDDYDFIIIDCSPSLGLITINSLTAADSVIIPVQCEYFALEGLGKLLNTIKIIQSRLNTHLAIEGILLTMYDLRVRLSNQVVGEVTSHFQQMVFSTIIPRNIRLSESPSFGVPALAQDADSKGAVSYLNLAREILIKNGMMPQEA
- a CDS encoding parB-like partition protein (KEGG: hypothetical protein~TIGRFAM: parB-like partition protein~PFAM: ParB domain protein nuclease~SMART: ParB domain protein nuclease): MDNTKAPSKKMIGLGRGLGALLHDSESVSRQTKPSPFESISTMTEISVTLIETNPFQPRTRFDEEALQELADSIRTQGIIQPITVRQLGKERYQLIAGERRLQASKIAGLTHIPAYVRTANDQQMLEMALIENIQRENLNAIEIALSYQRLITECSLKQEELGERVGKNRTTVNNYIRLLKLPPVIQASLRDNKISMGHARAIINIENPDAQIRLFTRAVDEEWSVRKVEEAVRNLSEESQETVSTRRVTLPKQEMRSLQFKLSSLFGTRVSIKADEKHKGEIKIPFTSQEELTKILEVLNSQS
- a CDS encoding dihydrodipicolinate reductase (KEGG: msu:MS0971 dihydrodipicolinate reductase~TIGRFAM: dihydrodipicolinate reductase~PFAM: dihydrodipicolinate reductase), which encodes MNILLLGYGKMGKTIEQIALERGHQIAGRIDADNYADLANLEPDDVDVVIEFSSPESAAENITYCLERNWPVVCGTTGWLNRRPAIEALCERTKGAFFYASNYSIGVNLFFRLNKVLAQFMRNYPSYHVSMTEIHHTEKKDAPSGTAITLAEGVMEQLPGKQRWVSNEPGKEPLPVGEDAIEIESLREGTVPGTHTVRYESDVDRIEIKHVAHSRQGFALGAVIAAEWLVGREGIFGMDDLLGN